A stretch of the Candidatus Omnitrophota bacterium genome encodes the following:
- a CDS encoding RNA polymerase sigma factor RpoD/SigA produces MPDKSVLMLYFKDIESFPLLSHDEEIKLSTRIKRNELRATRLMIQSNLRLVVSIAKKFIYTGLPLLDLIEEGNMGLMKAVKKFDPKKGYRFSTYAAWWIKQYMMRAISNQAKTIRVPVYMNELIVRYKKAIEELNHKHSRTPTAKEIARKMRLSEKKINKIARIANVQPTSIETPIGDEDTGKFLELIEDESATLPDERLAETFRDERIQKLLTCLRDRDKRILLLRFGIDGNDILTLQEIAKKLKITKERVRQIEFRAIKQLKELIIEDAIKNGSGEGVSL; encoded by the coding sequence ATGCCCGATAAGAGTGTCCTGATGCTTTATTTTAAGGACATAGAGAGTTTTCCCCTGTTAAGCCATGACGAGGAGATAAAACTTTCTACGCGTATCAAGAGGAATGAGCTCCGCGCGACAAGGCTTATGATACAGTCCAACTTAAGGCTTGTGGTAAGTATCGCGAAAAAATTTATATATACAGGGCTTCCTCTGCTTGACCTTATTGAAGAGGGTAATATGGGCCTTATGAAGGCTGTAAAGAAATTTGACCCCAAAAAAGGTTACAGGTTTTCCACATATGCCGCCTGGTGGATAAAACAATATATGATGAGGGCCATCTCAAACCAGGCAAAGACTATCAGGGTGCCTGTATATATGAATGAACTGATAGTGCGTTATAAAAAGGCTATAGAAGAACTCAACCATAAGCATTCCCGCACGCCTACTGCCAAAGAAATAGCCAGAAAGATGCGGCTGTCTGAAAAAAAGATAAACAAGATAGCCCGGATAGCCAATGTCCAGCCGACATCAATAGAAACCCCTATAGGTGATGAAGACACGGGTAAATTTTTAGAGCTTATTGAGGATGAGTCGGCTACATTACCTGATGAGAGATTGGCTGAAACTTTCAGGGATGAAAGAATACAGAAACTGCTTACCTGTTTGCGCGATAGAGACAAGAGGATACTGCTTTTGAGATTTGGTATAGACGGCAACGATATTCTCACACTGCAGGAAATCGCCAAAAAACTTAAAATAACAAAAGAGCGGGTTCGTCAGATAGAGTTTAGGGCCATCAAACAGCTTAAGGAGCTTATCATTGAAGACGCTATCAAAAACGGCTCCGGAGAGGGCGTGTCTCTGTGA
- the glyS gene encoding glycine--tRNA ligase subunit beta, giving the protein MSTTDLILEIGTEELPSHDLDAALESLAFRKGSPIEALFLSNNIKYSKASAYATPRRLILHISDIPLCQDMLIEGPPVRIAYDEQNRPTKALEAFLKKNNAAISDIIKPAAAGSGDLRVSIKRQDISNAGILPSALAKIAGLMNFAKTMRWNGTGAAFSRPIRWIVALFGDKVLSFEYAGIKSSNATRGHRFLGRDFIKVKNPCHYFKTLKKNHVVWDNNERRKIILSFLEKKRWHPNDELLSEVVNLVEKPCFIEGSFDKKYLQIPREVLLAAMSKHQRIFCLEDKNSALASRFAGVLNGAKKNTKQIIKNFENVLEARLKDALFFYKSDTKKPLTEWAQGLDGIVFYKGLGTIHDKAQRIKKIALFISRNYYPGIDENDIAKAAPLLKADLLTSMVREFPSLQGIMGMYYAKDSGYPDAVSRAISEHYLPRFASDKLPSTDMGSLFSLADKFDNIVSYFSIGKSPKGNWDPYALRRQAIGIILILMETKKSLSLSGVIDFCLEQYAGSETKSKCRQAIQLFLKDRLVSILKAKGQYRHDLIESVMASGADDIYKTCLKLNELNSIINSPEFEQARVIVERTHNIVAAAGISLPEIDEKLFSQEQENKVFGGFNNTKDEFMALCKEGLFSKATDNIAAALSGDLGDYFDKVMVNVDDKRVRANRLALLSAINKLYTDNIANLSLIAVENKDNSRKGPAVKPRQGK; this is encoded by the coding sequence ATGAGCACAACAGATCTGATACTTGAAATAGGCACAGAGGAACTGCCGTCCCATGACCTTGACGCGGCGCTTGAGTCGCTGGCTTTTCGTAAAGGCAGTCCCATAGAGGCTTTATTTCTCTCAAACAATATAAAATACAGCAAGGCATCCGCCTACGCGACGCCGCGCAGGCTTATACTGCATATAAGCGATATACCGCTTTGCCAGGATATGCTTATTGAAGGCCCGCCTGTAAGGATAGCCTATGATGAGCAGAACAGGCCGACCAAGGCCCTGGAGGCGTTTCTTAAAAAGAACAATGCCGCTATAAGCGACATTATAAAGCCTGCCGCCGCCGGCTCCGGAGATTTGAGGGTTTCAATCAAAAGACAGGATATATCAAATGCCGGAATACTGCCTTCTGCGCTTGCCAAAATAGCAGGCCTTATGAATTTTGCCAAAACAATGAGATGGAATGGCACAGGGGCGGCTTTTTCAAGGCCCATCAGATGGATTGTGGCCCTGTTCGGAGACAAGGTATTGTCGTTTGAATATGCCGGCATAAAATCGTCAAATGCCACCCGCGGCCACAGGTTTCTCGGCAGGGATTTTATAAAAGTAAAAAATCCCTGCCATTATTTTAAAACTCTTAAGAAAAATCATGTTGTCTGGGACAATAATGAGCGAAGAAAGATCATTCTTTCTTTCCTTGAGAAAAAACGCTGGCATCCAAATGACGAATTGCTTTCCGAGGTGGTCAATCTCGTTGAAAAGCCCTGTTTTATAGAAGGCTCTTTTGACAAAAAATATCTTCAGATACCGCGCGAGGTCCTGCTTGCCGCCATGTCCAAACATCAGAGGATATTCTGCCTTGAAGATAAAAATTCAGCCCTTGCCAGCCGCTTCGCAGGGGTATTGAACGGGGCCAAAAAAAACACAAAACAAATAATCAAAAACTTTGAAAACGTTCTTGAGGCAAGACTTAAAGACGCGCTGTTTTTCTATAAATCAGACACAAAAAAGCCGCTTACGGAATGGGCACAAGGCCTTGACGGCATAGTTTTTTACAAAGGCCTGGGGACAATTCACGATAAGGCGCAAAGGATAAAAAAAATAGCGCTCTTTATATCGCGGAATTATTATCCCGGCATTGATGAAAATGATATTGCCAAGGCCGCGCCTTTGCTTAAGGCAGACCTGCTTACGTCTATGGTCAGAGAATTCCCGAGCCTGCAGGGAATTATGGGCATGTATTACGCCAAGGACAGCGGATATCCAGACGCTGTTTCCCGGGCCATATCCGAGCACTATCTTCCGCGTTTTGCCTCGGACAAACTGCCTTCCACGGATATGGGTTCGCTGTTTTCGCTTGCCGATAAATTTGATAATATCGTGTCTTATTTTAGCATAGGCAAATCCCCCAAAGGTAATTGGGATCCATACGCTTTAAGGCGCCAGGCAATAGGAATAATTTTGATCCTCATGGAAACTAAAAAATCATTGTCTTTATCAGGGGTCATTGACTTCTGCCTTGAGCAGTATGCCGGCTCTGAAACAAAATCCAAATGCCGGCAGGCAATACAATTATTTTTAAAAGACAGGCTTGTATCAATCCTGAAAGCTAAGGGGCAATACCGCCATGACCTGATAGAATCCGTAATGGCAAGCGGAGCGGATGATATATATAAAACTTGCTTGAAATTAAATGAGTTAAATAGTATAATCAATAGTCCTGAATTTGAACAGGCGCGTGTTATTGTTGAAAGGACACACAATATCGTCGCGGCGGCGGGCATAAGCCTTCCGGAGATAGACGAAAAATTGTTTTCCCAGGAACAGGAAAATAAGGTCTTTGGCGGGTTTAACAACACAAAAGACGAATTTATGGCTCTATGCAAAGAGGGCCTTTTCTCCAAAGCGACGGATAATATTGCAGCGGCGCTATCCGGCGATCTTGGGGATTATTTTGATAAAGTGATGGTAAACGTTGACGATAAGCGTGTCAGGGCCAACCGTTTGGCCTTGTTGTCCGCTATCAATAAGCTTTATACGGACAATATAGCGAATTTGTCATTGATAGCGGTTGAAAATAAAGATAATTCACGCAAAGGCCCTGCTGTAAAACCGCGGCAGGGTAAATAA
- a CDS encoding glycine--tRNA ligase subunit alpha, with protein sequence MYFHDIIERLNGFWKQAGAVIAHGYDIEIGAGTFHPLTFFKSLDDKPWRVGFVQPSRRPADGRFADNPLRMQRYYQYQVLIKPAPCDIQESYLASLRHIGIDCRQHDIRFVQDDWESPTLGASGLGWEVWLDSLEITQFTYFQQMGGIELKNVSCEITYGLERIAMFLQRKTDVFSIQWNKDTTYADMHYQQEKEGSAYNFEQLDPVMAAGLFDIYEKESARLIKTGLLLPAYEYMLKTSHTFNLLDARGAVSVTERASYIARVRELARACARLYMEQNEHNRSDT encoded by the coding sequence ATATATTTTCATGATATTATAGAAAGGCTTAACGGATTCTGGAAACAGGCCGGCGCGGTAATAGCCCATGGCTATGATATTGAAATCGGTGCAGGCACATTTCATCCTTTGACTTTTTTCAAAAGCCTTGACGATAAACCATGGCGTGTAGGCTTCGTCCAGCCTTCGCGCAGGCCGGCTGACGGAAGGTTTGCCGATAACCCTTTAAGGATGCAGAGATACTATCAGTATCAGGTCCTGATAAAACCCGCTCCTTGCGATATACAGGAATCATACCTTGCCAGCCTGCGTCATATCGGCATAGACTGCAGACAGCATGACATAAGGTTTGTCCAGGATGACTGGGAATCGCCTACGCTTGGAGCCAGCGGGCTTGGCTGGGAGGTCTGGCTTGACAGCCTTGAGATAACGCAATTTACATATTTCCAGCAGATGGGCGGAATTGAGCTTAAGAATGTTTCGTGTGAGATAACATACGGGCTTGAGAGAATAGCCATGTTTTTACAGCGTAAAACCGATGTTTTTTCCATACAATGGAACAAGGATACTACATACGCGGATATGCATTATCAACAGGAAAAAGAAGGCTCCGCGTACAATTTTGAACAACTTGATCCCGTAATGGCGGCAGGGCTTTTTGATATTTATGAGAAAGAATCAGCCAGGCTTATAAAAACCGGGCTTCTGCTTCCTGCTTATGAATATATGCTTAAAACATCACATACCTTTAACCTTTTAGATGCCCGCGGCGCGGTCTCGGTTACCGAGAGAGCTTCTTATATAGCCAGGGTGCGCGAACTTGCCCGCGCCTGCGCCAGGCTTTACATGGAACAAAATGAGCACAACAGATCTGATACTTGA
- a CDS encoding adenine phosphoribosyltransferase has protein sequence MTNDFKQWIRDIKDFPKEGIIFRDITTLLSRGQNFKDIIDVFATRYAQSAIDKVVAIDARGFIFGGAIAYKLGAGFVPVRKKGKLPYKTVSVQYELEYGTDTLCIHEDGLKANERVLIVDDLLATGGTAKAVCDLVNTLNAKIVELAFAIELSDLCGRQKLQGYKVFSQIIY, from the coding sequence GTGACAAACGATTTTAAGCAATGGATACGGGATATAAAAGATTTTCCAAAGGAAGGGATAATATTCAGGGATATTACCACCCTTTTATCGCGAGGCCAAAACTTCAAAGATATTATTGACGTATTCGCCACGCGATATGCCCAAAGCGCGATTGATAAGGTAGTTGCTATTGATGCCAGGGGTTTTATTTTTGGCGGAGCGATTGCCTATAAACTTGGCGCCGGTTTTGTGCCTGTTCGTAAAAAAGGCAAACTGCCATATAAAACCGTATCAGTCCAATATGAGCTTGAATACGGCACGGATACACTGTGTATTCATGAAGACGGCCTTAAAGCTAATGAGCGTGTTTTGATAGTTGATGACCTTTTGGCAACAGGCGGGACCGCCAAAGCAGTATGCGATTTGGTGAATACCCTTAATGCCAAGATTGTTGAGCTGGCATTCGCGATTGAGCTTAGCGACCTATGCGGCAGGCAAAAATTGCAGGGCTATAAAGTTTTTTCACAAATAATATATTGA
- the ppdK gene encoding pyruvate, phosphate dikinase, with protein sequence MAVAVASKKKAVKSGKKLKYVYFFGGNKTEGNASMKNLIGGKGSNLAEMALMGIPVPPGFTITTEACIKFYENNKKYPQGMMEQVENNLRKLESVMGKKLGDPKDPLLVSVRSGARVSMPGMMDTVLNLGLNDTSVKGLAEKSGNERFAYDAYRRFCQMFGDVVLDVEHAKFEEILHAKKVQKNVKLDTELDTNDLKDIVSKYKALIKKEKGFSFPEDPMRQLKMAIDAVFGSWNNDRAIKYRNLNNIPHTWGTAVNIQTMVYGNLGEDSGTGVAFTRDPGTGAKKFYGEYLMNAQGEDVVAGIRTPHPIDDLKKTMPRAYLELVSIYKKLERHYKDMQDIEFTIQEKKLYMLQTRNGKRTAQAALKIAVDMVSEGLITKEQAVLRVQPSQLDQMLHPMIDPKAKVSPIAKGLPASPGAAVGKVVFTADRAEELAGKGEKVVLVRLETSPDDIGGMAVAQGILTAFGGMTSHAAVVGRGMGKCCVVGCNGISVHVKDKYFIAKDKKIVEGDYITLNGNTGEVILGQVNLIEPKVTGSFKILMDWADKVRKLKVRTNADTPLDAEVAVNFGAEGIGLCRTEHMFFGKERIPLVREMILAEDKESREKALSKLMPFQKNDFKGIFKVMKGKPVTIRLLDPPLHEFLPNTDKDVDEMARMMKVDRKQILTVCQKLHELNPMLGHRGCRLGITYPEIYRMQVRAIMEAACELAKNGQKIIPEIMIPLVGHVNELIFTKKHAEEVCQSVLAKHKVRMQYLIGTMIEIPRAALTANEIAAEAEFFSFGTNDLTQMGFGFSRDDVGKFLPSYIQDGILENDPFATIDTAGIGQFMKIGVDRGRSVKPGLKIGICGEHGGDPASVEFCHKIGLDYVSCSPYRVPVARLAAAHAVLKK encoded by the coding sequence ATGGCAGTTGCAGTCGCATCAAAGAAAAAGGCGGTCAAGTCCGGCAAGAAGTTAAAATACGTTTACTTCTTCGGAGGCAATAAGACCGAGGGAAACGCGTCTATGAAAAATCTTATCGGCGGCAAGGGCTCTAATCTTGCCGAAATGGCGCTTATGGGCATACCTGTGCCTCCGGGATTTACCATAACAACAGAGGCGTGTATAAAATTTTATGAAAACAATAAAAAGTACCCCCAGGGCATGATGGAGCAGGTGGAAAATAACCTGCGCAAGCTGGAATCCGTAATGGGCAAGAAACTCGGCGATCCTAAAGACCCGCTTTTGGTATCGGTGCGGTCAGGCGCCAGGGTGTCTATGCCGGGTATGATGGACACGGTGCTTAACCTTGGGTTAAATGATACATCCGTTAAAGGGCTTGCCGAGAAATCCGGTAATGAGCGTTTTGCCTATGACGCCTATCGCAGGTTCTGCCAGATGTTCGGCGATGTCGTTCTTGACGTTGAGCATGCCAAGTTTGAAGAGATACTGCATGCGAAAAAGGTCCAGAAAAACGTCAAGCTTGACACGGAACTTGATACGAATGACTTAAAAGATATCGTATCTAAATATAAGGCGTTGATAAAAAAGGAAAAAGGGTTTTCTTTTCCAGAAGATCCCATGCGGCAGTTGAAGATGGCCATAGACGCCGTATTCGGCTCATGGAACAATGACCGCGCGATAAAATATAGAAACTTAAATAATATACCGCATACCTGGGGGACAGCCGTTAATATACAAACCATGGTTTACGGTAACCTCGGCGAAGATTCAGGCACCGGTGTCGCTTTTACAAGAGACCCCGGCACAGGCGCTAAAAAGTTTTATGGCGAATATCTGATGAATGCCCAGGGAGAAGACGTTGTTGCCGGTATAAGGACGCCGCATCCGATAGATGACCTCAAAAAGACCATGCCGAGGGCGTATCTTGAGCTGGTTTCCATATACAAGAAACTTGAGCGCCATTACAAGGACATGCAGGATATAGAGTTTACCATCCAGGAGAAAAAGCTTTATATGCTTCAGACCAGGAATGGCAAGCGCACCGCGCAAGCGGCCCTCAAGATTGCTGTTGACATGGTATCCGAAGGCCTTATTACAAAAGAACAGGCTGTTTTAAGGGTCCAGCCAAGCCAGCTTGATCAGATGCTTCATCCGATGATAGACCCAAAGGCGAAGGTAAGCCCTATTGCCAAAGGCCTTCCGGCTTCACCGGGCGCTGCTGTCGGCAAGGTCGTGTTTACCGCTGATAGGGCCGAAGAATTGGCAGGTAAAGGCGAAAAGGTCGTGCTTGTAAGGCTTGAGACATCCCCTGATGACATAGGCGGTATGGCTGTGGCACAGGGCATATTGACGGCCTTTGGCGGCATGACATCGCACGCCGCTGTTGTAGGGCGCGGTATGGGTAAATGCTGTGTGGTAGGCTGTAACGGCATATCTGTTCACGTAAAGGACAAATACTTTATCGCCAAAGACAAAAAAATAGTTGAAGGCGATTATATAACGCTTAATGGAAATACCGGCGAGGTCATACTCGGCCAGGTAAATCTTATTGAGCCTAAGGTAACGGGCAGTTTCAAGATACTGATGGATTGGGCTGATAAAGTCAGAAAGCTCAAGGTCAGGACCAATGCCGACACGCCCCTTGATGCCGAAGTGGCCGTTAATTTCGGCGCCGAAGGCATCGGGCTTTGCAGAACAGAGCATATGTTCTTTGGCAAAGAAAGGATACCTCTTGTCAGGGAAATGATACTTGCCGAAGACAAGGAAAGCCGTGAAAAGGCGCTTTCCAAACTTATGCCTTTCCAGAAAAACGACTTTAAAGGCATATTCAAAGTAATGAAAGGAAAACCTGTGACAATCAGGCTTCTTGACCCGCCGCTTCATGAATTCTTGCCCAATACAGATAAAGACGTAGATGAGATGGCAAGGATGATGAAGGTTGACAGGAAACAAATATTGACAGTATGCCAGAAACTGCACGAGCTTAATCCCATGCTCGGCCACCGCGGATGCAGGCTCGGTATCACGTATCCCGAGATATACAGGATGCAGGTGCGGGCCATAATGGAAGCGGCATGCGAGCTTGCCAAGAACGGGCAGAAAATAATACCCGAAATAATGATACCTCTTGTCGGCCATGTCAATGAACTTATATTCACGAAAAAACATGCCGAAGAAGTATGCCAGTCGGTTTTGGCCAAGCATAAAGTGCGTATGCAGTATCTCATAGGCACCATGATAGAGATACCCCGCGCCGCGCTTACAGCCAATGAAATTGCCGCCGAGGCAGAGTTCTTTAGCTTCGGTACCAATGACCTGACACAGATGGGTTTTGGTTTTTCAAGGGATGATGTAGGAAAGTTTTTGCCCTCTTATATACAGGACGGCATACTTGAAAATGACCCGTTTGCCACGATTGACACGGCAGGCATAGGCCAGTTCATGAAAATAGGCGTTGACCGCGGCAGGTCGGTTAAGCCGGGCCTTAAAATCGGTATCTGCGGTGAACACGGCGGAGATCCAGCCAGCGTTGAATTCTGCCACAAGATAGGCCTGGACTATGTAAGCTGTTCGCCATACCGTGTGCCTGTGGCAAGATTGGCCGCGGCGCATGCTGTTTTAAAGAAATAA